Proteins found in one Sardina pilchardus chromosome 3, fSarPil1.1, whole genome shotgun sequence genomic segment:
- the LOC134076984 gene encoding uncharacterized protein LOC134076984 — protein MCVLCPPVSLSQPIISVSAPEGELVLGPNGPEVPWGQSFSIVCSTKPQYQGGSFHLTSDGSAEIWTEQAVNHSASFDFPEADFFHSGNYSCFYEVTLSARVFTSGKTDVLCVIIRALTWMEWSHHIASVHPSVVYGAALGLLLLVIVLCSVLLWKKNTTQHVYVINDEYWPMTSFEVPKPTEPVKAEQIPSQLEEEVEFAS, from the exons atgtgtgttttatgtcctCCAGTGTCCCTGTCACAGCCCATCATCTCTGTGAGTGCCCCAGAGGGAGAGCTGGTCTTAGGGCCCAACGGCCCAGAGGTCCCCTGGGGCCAAAGCTTCTCCATCGTCTGCTCCACCAAGCCGCAGTACCAAGGAGGCTCTTTCCACCTCACCTCTGATGGGTCAGCGGAGATCTGGACTGAGCAGGCGGTCAATCACTCTGCCTCTTTCGACTTTCCTGAAGCAGACTTTTTCCATTCAGGGAACTACAGCTGCTTCTATGAGGTCACTCTGTCTGCACGTGTGTTCACCTCCGGAAAAACAGATGTGCTTTGTGTGATCATAAGAG CACTGACGTGGATGGAGTGGTCTCACCATATAGCATCTGTACATCCCTCTGTGGTCTATGGGGCAGCACTTGGGCTGTTGCTCCTTGTGATAGTCCTGTGCTCAGTGTTGCTGTGGAAGAAAAACACGACACAGCATGTATATGTGATCAATGACGAATACT GGCCGATGACGTCATTTGAAGTACCAAAGCCAACAGAGCCAGTGAAGGCAGAGCAGATACCATCTCAGCTGGAGGAAGAAGTTGAATTTGCATCTTAA